The Streptomyces sp. 135 sequence ACTGGTCGGCGCCGAAGGCCCGCTGCGAGGCGAAGTCCGCGACGATCAGCAGAGCGGCGCCCATGAACATGGCAGGCATGAGGTTCGGGCCGGGCGAGCGCGTGAGGCGCCGGGCCAGCTGCGGCGCGGTGAGCGCCACGAAGCTGACGGGACCTGCGGCGGCGGTGGCGGCCGCGGTGAGCAGCACGGAGGCGGTGAGCAGGACGAGGCGGGTGCGCTCCACGCGTACGCCGAGCGCGTTCGCGACGTCGTCGCCCATCTCCAGCATCCGCAGCGGACGCCCGTACACGAGGACGAGCGGCACGAGGACGGCGCAGAGCACGAGCAGCGGCCAGACCTGGTCCCAGTCGCGGCCGTCGAGGGAGCCGGTCATCCAGACGACGGCGCGGGCGGCGTCGACGAAGTCCGCCTTGGTGAGCAGATAGCCGTTGACGGCCGTGATGAAGGCGGAGACGCCGATGCCGACCAGGACGAGCCGGTAGCCGTGCACCCCGCGCTTCCAGGCCAGCAGATAGATGGCGAGGCCGGTGACGAGACCGCCGACGAGCGCGCCGCCCGCGACCGCGACCGCGCTGCCCTGAAACAGGACGATCATGGTGAGCGCGCCGGCGGTCGCCCCCTGCCCGAGGCCGAGTACGTCGGGACTGCCCAGCGGGTTGCGGGCGATGGACTGGAAGAGCGCGCCGCCGAGTCCGAGGGCCGCGCCCACCAGGAGCCCGACGAGGACCCGTGGCAGCCGCAGTTCGTTGACGATGAACTCCTGCCCGGCGTTGCCGTCGCCGAGCAGGGTGCGCACGACATCGGCGGCCGGGATCTCGAAGTCGCCGGTGCCGATCAGGACGACGCTCGCGGCGAGCGCGGCGACGACCAGCAGGGCGACGACCACGGCCGTGCGGACATCGAGCCGGACGGAGTAGCCGCCCCGGGTGCGTATCGCCTTCACAGCTGGGCCAACTTCCGCCGTCGTACGAGAAGGATGAAGACGGGTGCGCCGATGACGGCGGTCACGATCCCCACCTGGAGTTCCGAGGGCCGCGCCACGATCCGCCCGACGACGTCCGCGCCGAGCAGCAGGACCGGCGACAGGACGGCCGCGTACGGCAGGATCCAGCGCATGTCGGGCCCGGTGAAGGAGCGCACGATGTGCGGCACCATCAGGCCGACGAACACGATCGGCCCGCAGGCGGCGGTCGCGGCCCCGCACAGCAGCGTCGCCGCCGCCATCGACAGCGCGCGCGTACGCGTGAGGTGGGCGCCGAGCGCGCGTGCGGTGTCGTCGCCCATGGCCATGGCGTTCAGCGGCCGGGCGAGGCCGAGCGCGAGCACGGTGCCGACCGCGAGGAAGGGCAGGACCTGCCGGATGGTCTCCATGTTGGCGGAGGCCAGCGAACCGACCGTCCAGAACCGCATCTTGTTGAGCGCGGCACCGTCCATGATCATGACGGCCTGGAGGTAGCCGTAGAGCGCGGCGCTGATCGCGGTACCGGCGAGCGCGAGCCGCACCGGCGTCGCGCCGCGCGCACCGCCCAGGAGATAGAGCAGGACACCGACGAGCGACGCCCCGAGGAAGGCGAACCACACATAGCCGCTCAGCGAGGTGACGCCGAAGAAGCTGATGGCGGTGACGACCGCCGATGACGCGCCCAGGTTGATGCCGAGGAGCCCGGGGTCGGCCAGCGGATTGCGGGTGAGCGCCTGGAGGACGGCGCCGGACAGGCCGAGGGCGGCACCGGCGAGCAGCCCGAGCAGGCTGCGCGCGAGCCGCTCCCCCACGACCACGTCGCCGTACGTCCCCGAGTCGTGGAACAGCCCGTGCCACACCTGGTCCAGGGGCATCGACTTGGCGCCGACCGCGATGCTCGCGAGGAAGACGAGCAGGAGGAGGGCCGCCGAGACGAGCAGCCCGACCGTGCGTATCGCAAGGCGTTTCGGGGGCGCGGGAGCGGTCTGCGCGCGAGGTTCTGGGGGACTGTCGACCAACACCGGGTTAGGTTAGCCTACCCTCGCACTGCCCTTGATCCGCCCTCGGCAGACGCGGTGCGCCCACCATGGCGACGCGCTCGCCGCCGCCGTCGAGAGGTCGAAGAGGCTCAAGCGATGACCGACTCCCCGTACCAGTACTTCGACGTCCAGGTCCTGCGCGCCGAGCACCTGACGCCCGCCATGATCCGCGTCGCCTTCGGCGGCCCCGGCCTGCGGCGGATGGCGTCCGCCGGCCTCGACCAGCGCATCAAGATCTTCCTGCCGCACCCGGGCCAGGACGAGCCCGTGATGCCGGACACGGACACCGGCGACGCCTCCGACTGGTACGCCGCGTGGTGCGCCCTCGACCCGGCGGTGCGCGGCATCATGCGTACGTACACGACCCGCGACCTGCGCCGCGACCCCGACGAACTGATCGTCGACTTCGCCGTCCACGGTGCGGCCCCCTCACCCGCCGACGGCCCCGCCACCAGCTGGGCACGGACCGCGCGGCCCGGCGCCCGCGTCGGCGTCCTCGCCCCGGTCGACGAGGAGAACGCGGCGTACGACTTCCGGCCGCCGCGGGACACCGACTGGCTGCTCCTGACCGCCGACGAGTCGGCGCTCCCGGCGGTCGCGGCCATCCTCGAAACCCTCCCGCCCGCCCTGCCGACACGCGTCTGGATCGAGGTCCACGACCTGGCCGACCGCCAGACCCTGCCCACCGAGGCGGACGCGGAGATCCACTGGCTCACCAGGGAGGGCACCACCCCGGACGCGATCCGCGGCGCCGCGCTCCCCGAGGGCACGCCCTACGCCTGGATCGCCGGCGAGTCCTCGACCGTCAAGGCGGTCCGCCGCCACCTGGTCACCGAGCGCGGCTTCGACCGCAAGCGGGTGTCGTTCTCGGGCTACTGGCGCAAGCACACGACGACGGACGAACTGATCGACCGAGGCGAGAACCCGTGAGCGACATTCCGTGAGCGGGAGTTGAGCGAGCGGCGGCGGTGCAGGGGCCGAGGCCCCTGAGGACGCCCGCCCCTACACCCCGAGCCGCGACAACGCCTTGCCCGCATCGAGCTCGCACACGCCGCCCCCCGCTTCCGTCCAGGCCGCCGCGCACAGCGCCCGCAGCCCGTCCATGACCTCGCCCTCACCGTCCAGCGCCAGCTCACCGCCCCGCACCACGGCGGTCCAGCCGCCGCAGCCGAATCCGCCCTCCACGGGGGCGACCTCGGGCTGCCGGGTGAGCATGCCGCGCAGATCCGCGTCCACGTACGTCGGCCGGTGCTCCGGCCGCGCGGCGACCAGCTGCGCGCCGTCCGTGACACCCGTCAGCACGAGCAGCGAGTCCACCCCGCCGTGGAAGGCGCCCTCAATGTCCGTGTCCAGCCGGTCGCCCACGACCAGCGGCCGCTCGGCCCCCGTCCGCAGGATCGTCTCCCGGTGCATCGGAGGCAGCGGCTTGCCCGCCACCTGCGGCTCCGCGCCCGTAGCGATACGTACGACCTCCACCGCCGCGCCATTGCCCGGCGCGATGCCCCGCGCACTCGGGATCGTCAGGTCGGTGTTCGACGCGAACCACGGCACACCCCGCGCGACCGCGTAACTGGCCTCGGCGAAGCGCCCCCACGCCAGATCCGGCCCGCCGTACCCCTGCACGACCGCCGCCGGATCGTCGTCCGCCGACTCGACCGGCTCAAGGCCCCGCTCCCGCAGCGCGACCCGCAGCCCCTCACCGCCGATCACCAACACCCGCGCCCCCTCGGGCACATGCTCACTCACCAGGCGGGCCACGGCCTGCGCCGAAGTGATCACATCCGACGCGGCGGTCTCGATACCGAGATCCGTCAGATGCTCCGCCACCGCGTCCGGCGTGCGCAGCGCGTTGTTCGTCACGTACGCGAGGTGCATCCCGCCCTCACGCGCGGTCCCGAGCGACTCGACGGCGTACGCGATGGCGTGACCGCCCGCGTACACCACCCCGTCCAGATCGAGCAGAGCCGTGTCATAGGCCTCACTCAGCGCCCGGCTGCTGCCCTCGGGCCGCGTCCTGGCGCTCCCGCCCGCACCGTGGCCTGCGGTCTGGCTCATTACACATCGCTCCTCGATCGATCCCACTCCCCCGATCATCGCTCATGCCACTGACACACATACGATGCCCCAATGAACACAGCGGGTCACACGGACGCAGCCGGCCTCGACCTGATCCCGTTCCGGGGCGTGCGCTACGTCCCCGAACAGGTCGGCAGTCTGGCCGCAGTGACCTCACCGCCGTACGACGTGGTCGTACGTCCCGACGGTCTGCTCCACCTGGAGTCCGCCGACCCGCACAACATCGTCCGGCTGATCCTGCCGCAGGCCACCACCCCGGCCGCCCGCAACCAGCAGGCGGCGGACACCCTGCACGCCTGGCTCCGCGAAGGCATCCTCGCCCCGGACGCCGAACCG is a genomic window containing:
- a CDS encoding iron chelate uptake ABC transporter family permease subunit is translated as MKAIRTRGGYSVRLDVRTAVVVALLVVAALAASVVLIGTGDFEIPAADVVRTLLGDGNAGQEFIVNELRLPRVLVGLLVGAALGLGGALFQSIARNPLGSPDVLGLGQGATAGALTMIVLFQGSAVAVAGGALVGGLVTGLAIYLLAWKRGVHGYRLVLVGIGVSAFITAVNGYLLTKADFVDAARAVVWMTGSLDGRDWDQVWPLLVLCAVLVPLVLVYGRPLRMLEMGDDVANALGVRVERTRLVLLTASVLLTAAATAAAGPVSFVALTAPQLARRLTRSPGPNLMPAMFMGAALLIVADFASQRAFGADQLPVGVVTGVLGGGYLLWLLVTQRKAGRI
- a CDS encoding iron chelate uptake ABC transporter family permease subunit, with product MLVDSPPEPRAQTAPAPPKRLAIRTVGLLVSAALLLLVFLASIAVGAKSMPLDQVWHGLFHDSGTYGDVVVGERLARSLLGLLAGAALGLSGAVLQALTRNPLADPGLLGINLGASSAVVTAISFFGVTSLSGYVWFAFLGASLVGVLLYLLGGARGATPVRLALAGTAISAALYGYLQAVMIMDGAALNKMRFWTVGSLASANMETIRQVLPFLAVGTVLALGLARPLNAMAMGDDTARALGAHLTRTRALSMAAATLLCGAATAACGPIVFVGLMVPHIVRSFTGPDMRWILPYAAVLSPVLLLGADVVGRIVARPSELQVGIVTAVIGAPVFILLVRRRKLAQL
- a CDS encoding siderophore-interacting protein, with the protein product MTDSPYQYFDVQVLRAEHLTPAMIRVAFGGPGLRRMASAGLDQRIKIFLPHPGQDEPVMPDTDTGDASDWYAAWCALDPAVRGIMRTYTTRDLRRDPDELIVDFAVHGAAPSPADGPATSWARTARPGARVGVLAPVDEENAAYDFRPPRDTDWLLLTADESALPAVAAILETLPPALPTRVWIEVHDLADRQTLPTEADAEIHWLTREGTTPDAIRGAALPEGTPYAWIAGESSTVKAVRRHLVTERGFDRKRVSFSGYWRKHTTTDELIDRGENP
- a CDS encoding HAD-IIA family hydrolase; translation: MSQTAGHGAGGSARTRPEGSSRALSEAYDTALLDLDGVVYAGGHAIAYAVESLGTAREGGMHLAYVTNNALRTPDAVAEHLTDLGIETAASDVITSAQAVARLVSEHVPEGARVLVIGGEGLRVALRERGLEPVESADDDPAAVVQGYGGPDLAWGRFAEASYAVARGVPWFASNTDLTIPSARGIAPGNGAAVEVVRIATGAEPQVAGKPLPPMHRETILRTGAERPLVVGDRLDTDIEGAFHGGVDSLLVLTGVTDGAQLVAARPEHRPTYVDADLRGMLTRQPEVAPVEGGFGCGGWTAVVRGGELALDGEGEVMDGLRALCAAAWTEAGGGVCELDAGKALSRLGV